A segment of the Scomber japonicus isolate fScoJap1 chromosome 5, fScoJap1.pri, whole genome shotgun sequence genome:
AACTCTCTCCCAGTTTCCAGAGACATTGCTTGGCAACCCCAAAAAGCGGATGCGGTACTTTGACCCCCTGAGAAACGAGTACTTCTTCGACAGAAACCGCCCCAGCTTCGATGCCATCCTCTATTACTATCAATCTGGGGGTCGGCTGAGAAGACCAGTGAACGTCCCTTTGGATATGTTCTCGGAAGAAATTAAATTTTATGAGCTGGGTGTGGACGCGATGGAGAAGTTCCGTGAGGATGAGGGTTTCATCAGGGAGGAGGAGCGCCCCTTACCTGAGAAGGAGTTCCAGCGTCAGATTTGGCTCCTCTTTGAGCACCCAGAAAGCTCGGGCACCGCCAGAGGAATTGCCATAGTGTCTGTGATGGTAATCCTGATTTCAATAGTCATATTTTGTTTAGAGACTTTACCACAACTGAAAGAGGACCCAGCAGGTCGAATGGTGACAGTGGGGAACACTACTGTTTATTACAAGCCAAATATTCTCACAGACCCCTTCTTCGTCATTGAGACACTGTGTATTATTTGGTTCTCCTTTGAGTTGATAGTGCGCTTTCTGGCGTGCCCGAGCAAACCGGCCTTCTTCAAGAACATGATGAACATGATTGACATAGTGGCTATCATCCCCTACTTCATTACCCTCGGTACAGAGCTGGCTGAAGACCCGGAAAACGGGGAGGGAGTGGGGGAGCAGGCAACATCTCTGGCCATTCTCAGGGTGATCCGTCTGGTCAGGGTGTTTAGGATCTTCAAGCTGTCTCGGCACTCCAAAGGACTGCAGATTTTGGGGCAGACCCTCAAGGCCAGCATGCGAGAGCTCGGATTGCTGATCTTCTTTCTGTTCATTGGAGTCATCTTGTTCTCCAGCGCTGTCTACTTTGCTGAGGCAGAGGAGCAAGGATCCTACTTTGGCAGCATCCCAGACGCATTTTGGTGGGCTGTTGTGTCTATGACAACTGTGGGCTATGGGGACATGGTGCCGGTCACCATCGGAGGCAAGATTGTAGGATCTCTCTGTGCCATTGCTGGAGTGTTGACAATTGCACTCCCTGTGCCTGTCATTGTGTCCAACTTCAACTACTTCTACCACAGGGAGACCGAGGGAGAAGAGCAGGCCCAGCTGCTCAACGTCAGCAACCCCAACATCCCCTCTGAAACCAACTCCAGCCGCCGTAGTTCATCATCCGTCAGCAAGTCAGAGTACATGGAGATTGACGGAGACATTAATAATAGCATTGACAACTTTAGGGAGGCAAACCTCAGAACTGGCAATTGCACTATAGCCAACCAAAACTGTGTAAATAAAAGCAAGCTGCTTACAGATGTTTAGACACCAGTTAGGAACTTTGGGATCTCTGTGGGACTGTCATATGTGGAGTAGACCATCAGTTAGGAATGCTTCATTTACTTCCCCAAAGCGCTCTATGGCATTAGGCCTACAACTATGCTCAACTATAtagaaaggaaacagaaaaaacaacgcTGTTAGAGTACATGACAGGTAGATAGAATAATTAATTCTTCTGATCCTACAAATATATAGGTatatcaaaaagaaaacatccatTATTACGCAT
Coding sequences within it:
- the LOC128358441 gene encoding potassium voltage-gated channel subfamily A member 1-like, encoding MTVVAGDNMDETSAVPGHPQDTYPPDHNDHECCERVVINIAGLRFETQLKTLSQFPETLLGNPKKRMRYFDPLRNEYFFDRNRPSFDAILYYYQSGGRLRRPVNVPLDMFSEEIKFYELGVDAMEKFREDEGFIREEERPLPEKEFQRQIWLLFEHPESSGTARGIAIVSVMVILISIVIFCLETLPQLKEDPAGRMVTVGNTTVYYKPNILTDPFFVIETLCIIWFSFELIVRFLACPSKPAFFKNMMNMIDIVAIIPYFITLGTELAEDPENGEGVGEQATSLAILRVIRLVRVFRIFKLSRHSKGLQILGQTLKASMRELGLLIFFLFIGVILFSSAVYFAEAEEQGSYFGSIPDAFWWAVVSMTTVGYGDMVPVTIGGKIVGSLCAIAGVLTIALPVPVIVSNFNYFYHRETEGEEQAQLLNVSNPNIPSETNSSRRSSSSVSKSEYMEIDGDINNSIDNFREANLRTGNCTIANQNCVNKSKLLTDV